In Aciduliprofundum sp. MAR08-339, a single window of DNA contains:
- a CDS encoding GNAT family N-acetyltransferase has translation MILKNQKMKELEDFCKRDPVRHAFTLWDLRVERESTEFYVNWERGIRGYMLIYHGAAVPSVIIYGNEESTRNFLDILDLEKGIIHMPYKFHHMGKGKKYRILVMARKPARFKISEKVVEIKDPSLLTSLFQDPSYLVEKARTWGIVDGERAISSVSALTYLPEVWVLGALITKREYRRRGYAKALISHFLNEAYGKTENVVLWVRDDNYPAIELYRKFDFKTVGEDAWINVGVDITP, from the coding sequence ATGATCCTTAAAAACCAGAAAATGAAAGAACTTGAAGATTTCTGCAAGAGGGATCCTGTGAGGCACGCCTTTACCCTTTGGGACCTGAGGGTAGAGCGTGAAAGCACGGAATTCTATGTGAACTGGGAGCGAGGGATAAGAGGATACATGCTGATATACCATGGAGCAGCAGTACCCTCCGTGATAATTTATGGCAACGAGGAAAGCACCAGGAATTTTCTTGATATTCTAGATCTTGAAAAGGGAATCATCCATATGCCCTACAAATTCCATCATATGGGGAAGGGAAAGAAGTACCGAATTCTGGTTATGGCAAGAAAACCCGCAAGATTTAAAATCTCAGAGAAGGTGGTTGAAATAAAGGATCCTTCGCTTCTAACCTCACTTTTTCAGGATCCCTCGTACCTAGTTGAGAAAGCCAGAACGTGGGGAATTGTGGATGGGGAGAGGGCAATAAGTTCCGTTTCAGCCCTCACATACCTCCCAGAGGTTTGGGTTTTGGGAGCTCTGATCACAAAGAGAGAGTATCGCAGAAGGGGATATGCAAAGGCATTGATATCCCACTTCCTAAACGAGGCCTATGGAAAAACCGAAAATGTGGTGCTCTGGGTCAGAGATGACAACTACCCTGCCATAGAACTGTACAGAAAATTTGATTTCAAAACTGTGGGAGAAGATGCTTGGATCAACGTAGGGGTGGATATAACTCCCTGA
- a CDS encoding DUF47 domain-containing protein: MFKSKREKEAIGIYEKHSNIALECMDLFIKQVEALLKEDWEEIEKIEGIIYEKEKEGDSLRRKNEFLFSEGLLFPSDRAIFINLSEEIDKVIDKIQQVSRIIALRKPSKDAIEFLKESKIMEYLKVTKKSVETLNASAMELLKGDIHKAVEKAHEVEKYESRADDLKLEILRRLYTQEKKIDDILSILQIEKIILWIDAISDKAEDASDVIILICAKITP; encoded by the coding sequence ATGTTCAAATCCAAGAGGGAGAAAGAGGCAATTGGAATTTACGAAAAGCATTCAAACATTGCTCTGGAATGTATGGATCTATTCATAAAGCAGGTTGAGGCTCTCCTGAAGGAGGACTGGGAAGAAATTGAGAAAATTGAAGGCATAATATACGAGAAGGAGAAGGAGGGAGATTCTCTACGAAGAAAAAATGAATTCCTGTTTTCTGAAGGTCTTCTATTTCCATCAGATAGGGCAATATTCATAAACCTTTCAGAGGAGATAGATAAGGTCATAGATAAGATACAGCAGGTTAGCAGGATAATCGCCCTGAGAAAGCCCTCCAAAGATGCCATAGAGTTTCTAAAGGAAAGCAAGATAATGGAGTACCTTAAGGTCACAAAGAAAAGTGTTGAAACCCTTAACGCTTCGGCAATGGAACTCCTGAAGGGAGATATCCACAAAGCGGTGGAAAAGGCCCATGAGGTTGAGAAGTACGAGAGTCGGGCGGACGATTTGAAACTTGAAATTCTTCGAAGACTCTACACCCAGGAAAAGAAGATTGACGACATACTCTCCATACTTCAAATTGAAAAGATAATTCTATGGATAGATGCAATAAGTGATAAGGCAGAAGATGCCTCGGACGTTATCATTCTCATATGTGCCAAGATAACACCATAA
- a CDS encoding inorganic phosphate transporter: MLELAYIFLAAVVSFVIAANNSAGSVGTLYGSRITSYYRAAFMAGFFVMLGTFLEGWKMSGAIEGGLISYPLGLEMSLLVLLSVILLMLLFTILAVPMSASQLMVGSIIGVAFAFGWSINGGFTAFIVVSWILNFAISLFLSLSIYVLTSRLTKHFNVFALSRFYTVSLLISSAFMAYTLGANTIGLIASLNLSWYSIIVTGVAALVGTVVLGKRTVVTVGSRITNMDPPRAFAAQIAGAIVVEAFTQIHLPVSITQAIIGGVIGTGMVKGYRELNKKTVKNLFLSWSIAPIVGFALTYFIVMVLSWHI; this comes from the coding sequence ATGCTTGAACTTGCCTATATTTTTTTGGCCGCAGTCGTAAGTTTCGTGATAGCCGCAAACAACTCGGCCGGGAGTGTTGGAACGCTCTACGGCTCTAGGATTACCTCGTATTATAGAGCCGCATTTATGGCCGGATTTTTTGTTATGCTCGGTACATTTCTTGAGGGCTGGAAAATGTCTGGGGCCATTGAGGGGGGGCTCATCTCTTATCCACTGGGTCTTGAAATGTCTCTGCTGGTTTTGCTCTCTGTTATCCTGCTCATGCTTCTCTTTACGATCCTTGCAGTTCCCATGTCCGCGTCCCAGCTGATGGTCGGTTCAATAATAGGTGTTGCCTTCGCTTTTGGGTGGAGCATAAATGGTGGATTTACGGCATTCATCGTTGTTTCTTGGATTTTGAATTTCGCCATATCCCTTTTCCTGTCTCTCTCAATATACGTTCTTACGTCTAGGCTCACAAAACATTTCAACGTTTTTGCCTTGAGCCGTTTTTACACAGTTTCACTGCTGATAAGCAGCGCCTTTATGGCCTATACCCTTGGGGCAAACACCATAGGGCTGATAGCATCCTTGAATCTTTCCTGGTATTCTATTATCGTGACAGGTGTTGCCGCTCTGGTTGGCACGGTGGTTTTGGGGAAGAGAACGGTAGTCACCGTTGGAAGCAGGATAACCAATATGGATCCTCCAAGGGCCTTTGCTGCCCAGATAGCTGGAGCCATTGTTGTTGAGGCATTTACCCAGATTCATCTTCCTGTGTCCATAACCCAGGCCATAATAGGGGGTGTTATAGGAACCGGGATGGTGAAGGGATATCGGGAATTGAATAAGAAAACTGTGAAAAATCTGTTTTTATCATGGTCCATTGCGCCGATAGTTGGTTTTGCCCTTACCTACTTCATAGTTATGGTGTTATCTTGGCACATATGA
- a CDS encoding TRM11 family methyltransferase has translation MKINDIDMRRWKEYDDIITDSLWIFPARDNTGAHTPEYHGNFIPQIPRQAMLRFTRRGEWVLDTFAGLGTTLIEARRLGRNAVGIEINGEIARKAMDLVENEDNVYNVETRIIVGDSTSEEVYEDLGNFQMVIMHPPYWDIIKFSNKGGDLSASQSLDEFLNKFRRAVHLASQHLDEERYLVLVIGDKYSKGEWIPLGFYTMREVMDEGFTLKSIVVKNIEENRGKRGQYALWRYRALKDGYYIFKHEYVMFFVKNS, from the coding sequence GTGAAAATAAACGATATAGATATGAGAAGGTGGAAAGAGTATGATGATATAATAACCGATTCTCTCTGGATCTTCCCTGCCAGGGATAATACCGGCGCCCATACTCCGGAGTACCATGGGAACTTCATTCCGCAGATTCCACGCCAGGCCATGCTGCGCTTCACGAGGAGGGGTGAGTGGGTCCTGGACACCTTTGCAGGTCTCGGTACAACCCTCATAGAGGCACGCAGACTGGGGAGAAATGCCGTTGGAATAGAAATAAACGGGGAAATTGCGAGGAAGGCGATGGATCTTGTTGAGAATGAAGACAATGTATACAATGTGGAAACAAGGATTATAGTTGGAGATTCCACCAGCGAGGAGGTATATGAAGATCTCGGAAATTTTCAGATGGTGATAATGCACCCTCCCTACTGGGACATAATAAAATTTTCCAATAAGGGTGGTGATCTCTCAGCTTCCCAATCACTTGATGAATTTCTGAATAAATTCAGAAGGGCGGTGCATCTGGCATCCCAGCATCTTGATGAGGAACGTTATTTGGTCCTCGTTATAGGGGACAAGTATTCCAAGGGTGAATGGATACCTCTTGGATTCTACACAATGCGGGAGGTTATGGATGAGGGATTCACCTTGAAGAGCATAGTGGTTAAGAACATAGAGGAGAATAGAGGAAAGAGGGGACAATATGCCCTATGGCGCTATCGTGCCCTGAAGGACGGGTATTACATTTTCAAGCACGAATACGTTATGTTTTTCGTGAAAAATTCATAA
- a CDS encoding aminotransferase class I/II-fold pyridoxal phosphate-dependent enzyme: MGERAGQTYILDALKDVPRYIRWCTPSVLPNQKKLTDIYSTDVSVSAHFFGSYVDNTGVFRKAHERAARVYGADKTLFTVNGTTGSNFIVMRMISLENDTPQILVTRNIHHSILHAAEWLGVRFRFIKCAYDPQFESLIPPKPEDVIDTLNNYPETNAIIISSPTYNGLVARIGDITRAVKNFDKEIKVIVDEAWGAHLHFSDSLPESAMDAGADIAVQSTHKEGGSLQQTGMIHWKEKYVDSDIMYAAFREYVTTSPSYHLLASLDAVTAYMEKNGEKAVNDMVKKAHKLKDLLGERVIPPMRMMDDSLELDLVKNYISGYDEAKTVIALTKFRETGFEIAKILAKKYKIVVEKSGLNTLLFLATFQIGDEDVDKTVDAMQRIMKKLTKTGKKELIPNPFRHLENKPVIEPYVARRVAQTIGRKVPLRDAIGKIAAEHIEVYPPGIPVILEGFRITQDNVKYLLTVKEMGGHISARDPTLDTIYVL; this comes from the coding sequence ATGGGTGAAAGAGCCGGGCAAACGTACATACTGGATGCACTTAAAGATGTGCCCAGATACATTCGCTGGTGCACACCATCTGTTCTGCCCAATCAGAAAAAATTAACGGACATATATTCCACGGATGTATCCGTGTCCGCGCATTTTTTCGGCAGTTATGTTGATAACACAGGTGTTTTCAGAAAAGCTCATGAACGGGCGGCAAGGGTTTATGGTGCTGATAAAACCCTCTTCACGGTCAATGGCACAACTGGAAGCAATTTCATAGTTATGCGGATGATATCTCTTGAAAATGATACCCCCCAGATACTTGTGACAAGAAATATTCATCATTCGATACTTCACGCTGCTGAATGGCTCGGTGTCAGATTCAGATTTATAAAATGCGCGTACGATCCACAGTTTGAGAGTCTGATACCTCCAAAACCAGAGGATGTTATAGATACGCTTAACAATTATCCTGAGACAAATGCCATAATAATTTCCTCGCCCACATATAACGGTCTGGTGGCTCGTATTGGAGATATTACTCGGGCAGTTAAAAATTTTGATAAAGAAATAAAGGTGATAGTTGATGAAGCGTGGGGTGCGCATCTTCATTTTTCTGATTCCCTTCCAGAAAGCGCTATGGATGCCGGGGCGGATATTGCGGTTCAGAGCACACACAAAGAGGGTGGCTCTTTGCAGCAAACAGGTATGATTCACTGGAAGGAGAAGTATGTGGACAGCGATATCATGTACGCGGCCTTCAGGGAATATGTTACAACCAGTCCCTCTTATCACCTACTTGCATCGCTGGACGCTGTTACTGCGTACATGGAGAAAAATGGGGAAAAGGCTGTAAACGATATGGTGAAAAAAGCCCACAAGTTAAAGGATCTTCTTGGTGAGCGGGTTATCCCTCCCATGCGAATGATGGATGATTCCCTGGAACTGGATCTTGTGAAAAACTACATATCTGGGTACGATGAGGCAAAGACTGTGATCGCTCTCACCAAGTTCAGGGAAACGGGCTTTGAGATTGCCAAGATTTTGGCGAAAAAATACAAAATTGTTGTTGAGAAGAGCGGCTTAAACACACTTCTTTTCTTGGCAACCTTCCAGATTGGGGATGAAGATGTTGATAAAACGGTGGATGCCATGCAGAGAATAATGAAGAAACTTACAAAAACCGGTAAGAAGGAGTTAATACCGAATCCATTCAGACATCTGGAAAATAAGCCAGTCATAGAGCCCTATGTTGCTCGAAGAGTTGCACAGACCATAGGCAGAAAGGTTCCGTTGCGGGATGCCATAGGAAAGATTGCAGCAGAGCATATAGAGGTGTACCCACCTGGAATACCCGTGATTCTTGAGGGATTCAGAATAACACAGGATAACGTGAAGTATCTTCTCACGGTGAAAGAGATGGGTGGTCACATAAGCGCCCGCGATCCGACACTTGACACGATTTACGTGCTCTAA